The following proteins are encoded in a genomic region of Jaculus jaculus isolate mJacJac1 chromosome 13, mJacJac1.mat.Y.cur, whole genome shotgun sequence:
- the Drg1 gene encoding developmentally-regulated GTP-binding protein 1: MSGTLAKIAEIEAEMARTQKNKATAHHLGLLKARLAKLRRELITPKGGGGGGPGEGFDVAKTGDARIGFVGFPSVGKSTLLSNLAGVYSEVAAYEFTTLTTVPGVIRYKGAKIQLLDLPGIIEGAKDGKGRGRQVIAVARTCNLILIVLDVLKPLGHKKIIEHELEGFGIRLNSNPPNIGFKKKDKGGINLTATCPQSELDAETVKSILAEYKIHNADVTLRSDATADDLIDVVEGNRVYIPCIYVLNKIDQISIEELDIIYKVPHCVPISAHHRWNFDDLLEKIWDYLKLVRIYTKPKGQLPDYTSPVVLPYSRTTVEDFCMKIHKNLIKEFKYALVWGLSVKHNPQKVGKDHTLEDEDVIQIVKK; the protein is encoded by the exons ATGAGCGGCACCTTAGCGAAGATCGCGGAGATCGAGGCCGAG ATGGCTCGGACCCAGAAGAACAAGGCTACAGCACACCACCTTGGGCTGCTCAAGGCTCGCCTTGCTAAGCTTCGCAGAGAACTCATTACTCCAAAAggcgggggtggtggtgggcCAGGAGAAG GTTTTGATGTTGCCAAGACAGGTGATGCTCGAATTGGATTTGTGGGTTTTCCATCTGTGGGGAAGTCAACACTGCTAAGTAACCTGGCAGGTGTATATTCTGAGGTGGCAGCCTATGAATTCACTACTTTGACCACGGTGCCTGGTGTCATCAGATATAAAGGTGCCAAGATCCAG CTCCTGGATCTTCCAGGTATTATTGAAGGTGCCAAGGATGGGAAAGGTAGAGGTCGTCAAGTTATTGCAG ttGCCCGGACATGTAACTTGATCTTGATTGTTCTGGATGTCCTGAAGCCCTTGGGACACAAGAAGATAATTGAACATGAGCTGGAAGGCTTTGGTATTCGCTTGAACAGTAACCCCCCCAACATTGGCTTTAAGAAGAAAGATAAGGGGGGCATTAATCTAACAGCCACT TGCCCACAGAGTGAGCTGGATGCTGAGACTGTGAAGAGCATTCTGGCCGAGTACAAAATTCACAATGCCGATGTCACTTTGCGGAGCGATGCCACAGCTGATGACCTCATTGACGTGGTAGAAGGAAATAG aGTTTATATCCCCTGTATCTATGTGCTGAATAAGATTGATCAAATCTCTATTGAAGAATTGGATATTATCTATAAGGTGCCTCATTGTGTACCCATTTCTGCCCATCACCGCTGGAATTTTGATGACCTTTTGGAAAAGATCTGGGACTATTTGAAACTAGTGAGaat TTACACCAAACCCAAAGGACAGTTACCAGACTACACATCTCCAGTAGTTTTACCTTATTCCAGAACCACAGTGGAGGATTTCTGTATGAAGATTCACAAAAATCTTATCAAAGAATTTAAATA TGCTCTGGTCTGGGGTCTGTCTGTGAAACACAATCCTCAGAAAGTGGGTAAAGACCATACGTTGGAGGATGAGGATGTCATTCAGATTGTgaagaaatga